The proteins below come from a single Neospora caninum Liverpool complete genome, chromosome IX genomic window:
- a CDS encoding pseudouridine synthase, related: MTAMLGRTLQLGRTNFEWLARRLSLAGVLSRREAEKAIAAGQVTVNGETICQNVEVCSEAIVCYKGAFVPPPVMTPQLFGLVKPRRVLCVMEEREDMPTLHTLMRHLYVEQDLLPDEVEDLERERQGRPQRKNLDNYPPTHLRTGLPRAGLRETCEEISDSAEDSVDECVSAAAQTRGAEIGGTRQRRHAHSAQSDDMRCRRTVGEGGIETGVNASDKVYANSLEQFVDRRFRLSTRLQYDTQPVLAELPRHLIVVRPLPVEADGFVLLTNDGDFAHAVQKPENRVQSVFDVRVSGTLPSYRVWESWRCGVASGGFDFGPVWVELLRAWHNAAWLRLHLVERPGMDLRMLLSSIGLKLRRLRRYAIGPYRASSIPQHTVLPLKFHSSFSRLLPLHRQLQHQAAAAAEARICAGQRGAAAADAAAARAAAEKGTQSSGAATPPAFPPRRAALFPAAGELKGLLEQNQDTRKERVGGWCIFDEVKRHSALALGPQNTGLERHARLQQPQEGNRQPLDEAGKRTATADQAMLQVFMHTKGKDQVIVGIQVYIALLVCKKGGFLGERVAAS, from the exons ATGACAGCGATGTTGGGAAGGACTCTCCAGTTGGGCCGCAC GAACTTTGAATGGCTAGCAAGGCGCCTGAGCCTGGCTGGTGTGTtgtcgaggagagaggcagagaaggctaTTGCTGCCGGGCAAGTTACG GTTAACGGTGAAACGATCTGCCAAAATGTGGAAGTCTGCAGCGAGGCAATCGTGTGCTATAAAG GAGCGTTTGTGCCTCCTCCCGTGATGACGCCCCAGTTATTCGGTCTGGTGAAACCCCGACGGGTGCTGTGCGTGATGGAGGAACGAGAGGATATGCCGACCTTGCATACGCTTATGCGGCACCTCTACGTGGAGCAAGACTTACTCCCTGATGAGGTTGAAGATCTTgaacgagaaaggcaagggCGACCGCAACGAAAAAACTTGGATAACTACCCACCCACTCATTTGAGGACCGGTCTCCCCAGAGCAGGTTTGCGGGAAACCTGCGAGGAGATCAGTGATTCAGCTGAGGATTCTGTTGACGAGTGTGTCAGTGCAGCGGCACAAACGAGAGGTGCCGAGATAGGTGGCACGCGGCAGCGCCGGCATGCTCACAGTGCACAGTCGGATGATATGCGCTGTCGGCGCACGGTAGGCGAGGGAGGAATTGAGACGGGCGTCAACGCGTCCGACAAGGTGTATGCGAATTCACTCGAACAGTTTGTTGATCGTAGATTTCGCTTGAGCACGCGCCTTCAGTACGACACCCAACCAGTTCTCGCGGAGCTACCAAGGCACCTGATTGTGGTG CGGCCACTTCCTGTGGAGGCGGATGGATTCGTGCTTCTAACAAACGACGGCGACTTCGCCCACGCTGTGCAGAAGCCAGAGAACCGTGTTCAGTCC GTGTTCGACGTGCGCGTCAGTGGGACACTGCCGAGCTATCGAGTCTGGGAAAGTTggcgctgcggcgtcgcGTCTGGTGGCTTCGACTTTGGTCCGGTGTGG GTCGAGCTGTTAAGAGCGTGGCATAACGCCGCGTGGCTGCGG CTTCATCTTGTGGAACGCCCAGGCATGGACCTGCGGATGCTCTTGAGCAGCATTGGCCTAAAG ctccggcgcctccgtcgctACGCTATCGGCCCCTACCGCGCTTCGTCTATTCCTCAGCACACTGTACTGCCTTTGAAGTTCCATAGCTCCTTTTCGCGCCTGCTGCCGCTGCACAGACAGCTTCAGCACCaagccgctgccgccgcggaggcgcgaaTCTGTGCAGGGCAACGAGGGGCTGCTGCAGCTGATGCGGCGGCGGCCAGggcggcggcagagaagggaacgcaAAGTTCTGGCGCGGCTACACCGCCCGCTTTCCCCCCTAGGCGTgccgctctctttcccgctGCCGGCGAGTTGAAAGGGTTGCTAGAACAAAATCAAGACACACGCAAGGAGCGGGTGGGTGGGTGGTGCATTTTTGACGAGGTGAAGAGGCATTCCGCTCTTGCCCTAGGGCCACAAAATACGGGCTTAGAAAGGCATGCACGACTGCAACAGCCGCAAGAGGGAAACCGGCAGCCGCTAGATGAGGCGGGGAAGCGGACTGCGACGGCAGATCAGGCGATGCTAC AGGTATTCATGCAcacgaaagggaaagaccAGGTGATCGTCGGGATCCAGGTGTACATCGCCTTGTTGGTTTGCAAGAAAGGCGGATTTCTGGGGGAGCGCGTGGCTGCATCTTAG